ACCTTGGACTAACCCATTTAGGGAAACTGATAGGGGGGATTGGTATTAGTGGCTTTAATGTGACCAGTCGTGTACTCCTGTATAAGGCTATTATATTATCATCCTATGTTGATACAGAGGAGGGCTTGGTTGGTTGTCTCCTAAACACAATTCTCACTCAAACTCAATGAAATAAAATATTGTCTATAGATTAAACTGTTTGGATCAACGCACTATTGAGGTGTCTGTAGAAGGCTTTGGAGCATGCAAATTTGAAGACGGAACCGTTTCTATATTAAACTGTTTGGAAGGTTTATTTTGCTTCTATCTAAAATGACAGGTTGTTTGCATTTTAACATGATATACCTTGCAGCGACCTTGTTGTCTTGGCAACAGTACGTAGCATTCAAAGTACAAAACAGAAAAGGTTCCAAACCTACATGTAGGCTTAGGGCTTCTATCTATCTTTGGTAAAAGCCACTGGCATGGTAAGTGACTGTCGTGAGCTGACAGTTCTAATAAGCTACAGGCTTAGCTACTCtagcatcctaaatggcaccctattccctatgtagtgcactacttttgaccacagccctatgggcccctggtcaaaagtagtgcactatatagggaatagggtgccatacgGGACGTAGCCATAGTAACAGCTAGGCTACAGCACCCTAACGCCCTCTGCTGTTGGTTGCAGAGTCTATTTCGGTTCCATGAAGCTAGAGataagtttcaagtttcaagttttaatgtcacaggACAGTGAAATACCTTTCTTGCCCGGCTCTAacctcaacaatgcagtaatcaataacaatgtaatactgagaataacaaggtagaacaaaaacacacacaaaataagaaataagaagaacatgatAAAGTAAGTAAtcataaatatttgtatgaacataacaagattcaacaactgagacataaactgaacaagttccacagacatgtgactaacagaaatggaataatgtgtccctgaacaaagggggggtcaaaatcaaaagtaacagtcagtatctggtgtggccaccagctgcattaagtactgcagtgcatctcctcctcatggatacactagatttgccagttcttgctgtgagatgttaccccactcttccaccaaggcacctgcaagttcccggacatttcttaGGGGAATGGCCcaagccctcaccctccgatccaacaggtcccagacgtgctcaatgggattgagatccgggctcttcgccgGCTATggtagaacactgacattcctgtcttgcaggaaatcacgcacagaacgagcagtatggctggtggcattgtcatgctggagggtcatgtcaggatgagcctgcatgaagggtaccacatgagggaggaggatgtcttccctgtaacgcacagctttgagattgcctgcaatgacaacaagctcagtccgatgatgctgtgacacaccgccccagaccatgacggaccctccacctccaaatcgatcccgctcattccttcgacgataaacgcgaatccgaccatcacccctggtgagacaaaaccgtgacttgtcagtaaagagcactttttgccagttctgtctggtccagcgacagtgggtttgtgcccataggcgacgttgttgccggtgatgtctggtgaggacctgcctgacaacaggctacaagccctcagtccagcctctctcagcctattgtgggacagtctgagcactgatggagggattgtgcttcctggtgtaactcgggcagttgttgttgccatcctgtacctgtcccacaggtgtgatgtttggatgtaccgatcctgtgcaggtgttgttacacgtggtctgccactgcgaggacgatcagctgtccctCCTGTcttcctgtagcgctgtcttcggcgtctcacagtacggacattgtaatttattgccctggccacatctgcaatcctcatgcctccttgcagcatgcctaaggcacgttcacgcagatgagcagggaccctgggcatctttcttttggtgtttttcagagtcagtagaaagtcctctagtgtcctaagttttcataactgtgaccttaattgcctaccgtctgtaagctgttagtgtcttaacgaccgttccacaggtgcatgttcattaattgtttatggttcattgaacaatattaataataataatatgccatttcacagacgcttttatccaaagtgacttacagtcatgtgtgcatacatttttatgtatgggtggtcccggggatcgaacccactaccctggcgttacaagcgccatgctctaccaattgagctacaaaggacctgtgtttaaacagtgtttaaacccattacaatgaagatctgtgaagttatttggatttttactaattatctttgaaagaggGTCCTGAAATAGGTCAGTTCCAGTagcatatttacaatgtgcagggatactggatctatagaggtagatatgtatcggggtaaggtgactaggcatcaggatatatgataaacagagtagcagcagcgtatatgacgattttatgtgagtgggtgtgcttgtgtgtagagtcagtataaatgtatgtgcatattatgtgtgtgtgagcaaattatggagtgagtgtttgcCCACACGGAATGGCTGCATTCCAAATGGGGaactctggtcaacagtagtggaCTATATAAGGGACAGGGTGCCATCCCCTGCATGCAAATTAGACCATATCAATAATGGAACAATAAGCGCATGGGCTTTTCAGAGCTCTGCAACGTCATTGGATATGTTTtgttattttgcacatgttttTGAGAGAGAACCatttgtttgtctctctctctctctctctcttctctctctctcacacacacacacacacacacacacaagaatacatgcacacacaaacacagcatatgagaaagagagagagagagagagagagagagagagagagagagagagagagaaatacgaggtgtaaagaagagagagaaacagaggagaaaGATTCGGGGGGGTTTGGAGGAGGGGCACCAGGGGGCGTGCCGTGGAGGTTTGTTACTAGGGACGCATGAGGACGATTACTATGGAAGGGAATCTGACAGTATTTCCGGGTCAAGAAGCAGTATACAGCACTGGTGTACACAGGTTTCCACGTGAGTCTTCAAAGTAAGTAAACTTTAATGCCGTTATTTCTAAATATTGAATCATGAAACGTTCACGTAGTTTTCCAGAGCGAATTGCTGTGTTCACCCGTTGCAAAGTGTTTTATCACCGGTGACGGGTATTTGGCCAGCTAACATAGCAAGCAAACGCTAACATTACGCACACATTCAATCGATGCTTCTTGCTAGCATAACTTCACTTACACTAATCAAGTTCTTTAGTAAACTACATTATAACCTAGGCAAATATACTGGTAACATGTTATTGTTTTGTATACCTTACCTGCGTTAGCTGAACTGGCTGTGTTTGATTCTGCAGACGGCTTTTCATGACGAAGTGGTTTTCGTGTCTGAGAAGACCGGAAGATACAACACCGCTGAGAAGATCTTTATTGAtcaggtagctaacgttagatgAGATCACCATAAAATAAATCCCGCCATCAATTGATCATTCGTTGATAAATTCACATCAACAATCATCAATTGATCACCAGTCAGTGTATGTGAATCACTGATTTTAGACACCTTCCTCCACATGTGCTGAGATTGGCTGCCAATTTGAATAGACAACATATGAAACATAGTATTGTAGCCAACAGCTACTGTAAAAGTGTACTGTTAGTTCATAATCCAGGCTTTATCCTCTGTAGGCTCAACGTCTGGCCCTACAGAGGGAGATAGACAAGGAATCCCAGCCCACGGTATCGGTCAGATCACTGGTTTGTATCTGGTTCTGTGTTGCTCTCCAAAATGACACTGCTGCGTCCCAAATGCTACCCTATCCCCTatttagtgcaccacttttgaaccAGGACACATCAGGTcagaagaagtgcactatatagaaaataGACCACTTTTGAACCAGGACACATCAGGTCAGAAGTAGGACActatatagaaaatagggtgccatttaggggaCCCAATATCAATACTGTGTTCACTTTAAACCTAAAATCCATTCTCTACTATGTCCTTTGAAGTGACTGCTTCCTTTTTAACAGTAATAATATTGTGGGATGTTTGTTTTTCTCAGATGGTCCAAGCCGACACTGGCGACAAGATGGTTACTATggagaagaagaacaagaagaagaacaagaacaGTGGGAAGGACACCCACACTGAGGAAGAGATCTCAGAAAACACTTCCGTAAACCTGGGGAATAACGAAGGAGTGAAgaggaaaaagaagaagaaagcaGAGACTCCGGTAGAAGAAGAGCAGGTGTCTTCCAATGGGGATGGAGGGAATACggaaggagagcaggagaaaaggAAAGTAAAGAAGAAGTTGTTGGCGGGGTCTGGGACTGACACCAACGGTGAGGAAGCCATGACTAACGGAAATGATGGAGGGAGCGGACAGAAGAAGAAAAAGCAGAAAGGTGCTAACACTGTTAAAACGGAGGACGAGACAGAACAGAGTGAATtaaaggaggagaaaggaggagtggAAAATGGGCAGAAGCTGAAAAAAAGAAGAAGCTCTCTCCGGCAGAAGAGACGGAGGTCAGCGTTGTCCAGgtagaggaaggagaggtggtagAAATGAAGAAAGGCAAGAAAAAGAAGGgaaaaacagaggaagaaaagaaAGAAGTGAAAAAGATCCCTAAAGCTGCTGAACCAACTGAGGGGAGtcaggaggaagaagagggggagacGAAGAAGAAGGGTAAGAAGAAAGGAGAGACAAAAGAGAAAGGGAgcggagaggcagagaaagaaatggtagtaaagaagaagaagaagaagggagcATCGGCTGAGGCTACAGTAGCAGTacgggaggaggaggaacagaataacaccaagaagaagaagaagcccaaGTCCACCAGCAGCGCTGCAGACAACACCATAGACACTGAGAcggaaggaaaggaggagagcaAGATGAAGAAGGAGAGAAAGGCCTCTGCACcaacagaggaggaggatgtgaTCGCGGTGGACGAGGGGAAGCCCAAACGGAAGAAAAGGAAAAAGGTGGATacgaaaggaggagaggaacagccggaggacagagagagcgagggaaagaaAAAGAAGGTGAAGAAGAGCTCGTCTGAGGTAGAGACGGGAAATGGAGGACAGCACCCTTCACAAGAAAGGGAAGAAGAAAGGAGAGACTCCGGAGAAGGGGAAAGGGAAAAATAAGATAAAGGTGGAGAGCTGCGCCCCTGAAGACCAGGAGGTGGGTCAGAGGTTAAGGGTCAGAGGTTAAGAGGTTATCAAATCATGGGGCTCCTTCAGCAGGGTACAACGttgtggaacgttcagatagaaatatgtgatgtagaacaaacatgtctctctgacatgtagaatgaggaatcatgtcagctctattcatgacatttctatctgaaACGGTTCACAATGATTGCCTACTGAAGGTGACCCTGATTCTAGAGCCATTTGAAAGGGGTGTCCTTGTTAAAAGTATTGTAaaaagcatgcgctgaccaacacCCAAAAATGCtggaggtgctgactaacagAATAGTAAACTGTAAAACTAATATGCTCCCAACAATTTAAAGTGTTGACTTTCTTACTTTATATTTTACAGTTAAAGGTATTAAAACAGGGACAGTATTACTATTTGTTTGAATGTCTGCAGTTGTCTGATACTTTGTTGTTTTGCTCCAACCCCCAGAGGGACCAGAAGGATGTGGTCTTCCTGTCAGAGACCAGGGGAAACGCCTTCGAGATCAATATTGATCAGGTAGATCGCTAACAACCCTTTAGATCTATTTGGATCCATTTGATTCCACTGTCCAGTCCACCAATCCAAGTCTCCATTCCATCCCTCTATCACTGTGAGAAAGAAAAGTAATTTCTTCCTGGTCTGAATTAAACATTGTATATTGATTTTGTAACTATTTCTGAATAAAATATGAATGCATTATATTATACAAATGCTTATTAGTGAATGCTGTTGTCATTGATTAACACAATGCTGCAGTCaaacatgctggacacacaccaACCAATATAAATGCTCTATACTGATTAAGTATACTCCCAAGTGATTGCAAAGTGATTctgctcttttgccaataatcagatcagatcttttgccaataattgggcaaaaaaTCTGATGggttgcctgtgtaaacgcagcctttgaAGCACACATGGATTTGagtcttaaaaaaaaaaactaggaGTACAGTAAAGAGAATCACCAACCACATGTTATAGACTATGACATGGACTATGGAGTATATGTTGTGTACTATATAACATGGACTATAAGAGTATATTGTGTACTATATAACATGGACTATAGAGTATATGTTGTGTACTATATAACATGGACTATAAGAGTATATTGTGTACTATATAACATGGACTATAGAGTATATGTTGTGTACTATATAACATGGACTAGAGTATATGTTGTGTACTATATAACATGGACTATAGAGTATATCTATAGTCCATGTTATATAGTACACAACATATAGTCCATGTCATAGTCTATAACATGTGGTTGGTGATTCTCTTTACTGTACtcctagtttttttttttaagactCAAATCCATGTGTGCTtcaaaggctgcgtttacacaggcaaccCATCAGATTTTTTGCCCAATTATTATACTATATAACATGGACTATAAGAGTATATTGTGTACTATATAACATGGACTATAGAGTATATGTTGTGTactatataacatttacatttacattttagtcatttagcagacgctcttatccagagcgacttacaggagcaattagggttaagtgccttgctcaagggcacatcgacagatttttcacctagtcggctcggggattagaaccagcgacctttcggttactggcacaacgctcttaaccactaagctacctgccgccccataacaTGGACTATAGAGTATATGTTGTGTACTATATAACATGGACTAGAGTATATGTTGTGTACTATATAACATGGACTATAAGAGTATATTGTGTACTATATAACATGGACTAGAGTATATGTTGTGTACTATATAACACGGCCTTCATATAAAATGATGGTCCTATTATATTCCGTAGGGGAGACGCCTGGCCCTGCAGAATGAGATCGACAAGGAGTCCAACCCAGTCCAACTCAAAGCAGCACCGGTACCATCGGTCAGTACTCTTATGTCAGGACACCAAGGTGTATCCCAAATTTGGGACGCATACCAACTCTTCTCTGTTACAAAACATTGTCAAATATAAACATTACATTATAAATCATAAAAATTACAATCATTATGTCTAATATAAACATTACATTATAAATCAGAAATATTACATTGTTCTTCTCCCCAGAGTTTGGGCCAGTGGGGCACCGCCCAGTTTGACAGTTCCGACCAACAAAATAAGTTCCTGCGGTTGATGGGCGGCTTCAAGAAGGGCGGGCAGCCAATGGCAGTAAGCGGTGCAACGGGAGGGCGGGCCAACATGGCGCTGACGAAAGACGGACAGAAGAGCTTGCAGCAAGGCCTCCTGGGGGAGTTTGAACGCGCTCAGTCGCGCCGCATGGACTTCACGGGAAGGGGGGTGGGACTTGGGTTCTCGGCGCCGTCCAATAAGAAGTTCTCGATCGACATCAACGCAACCCGGTCAGTGCGCTTTTGATGACTGAGTCGGGACAGacccttgagtgtgtgtgtgtagcctccaAAACGGATttggatgagtgtgtgtgcacctTTTCTCTTGCAGGGTCGTGGGAGTGGGCCTGTGGGGATGTGGTGTGTatgaatatgtgtgtgtatatatatactgaacaaaaatataaacgaaacaatttcaacgattttactgagttacagttcatataaggaaatcagtcaatttaacatgattgggcaggggcgcagccatggatgggcctgggagggcataggcccacccactggggagctaggcccagtcaatcagaatgagcttttccccacaaaaaaagctttattacagacagaaatactcaagtttcatcagctgtccgggtggctggtctcaagacgatcccgcaggtgaagacgTCGAATGTCGAGGTCCTAGGCTGgcttggttacacgtggtctgcggttgtgaggccggttggacgaactgccaaattctaaaaaattacattggaggcggcttatggtagagaaatgaacattcaattctctggcaacagctctggtggacattcctgcagtcagcaagccaattgcacgcgccctcaaaacttgagatatctgtggcattgtggtgacaaaacggcacattttagagtggccttttattgtccccaccacaaggtgcacctgtgtaatgatcatgcggtttaatcagcttcttgatatgccacacctgtcaggtgaatagattatcttggcaaaggagaaatgctcactaacagggatgtaaacacatttgtgcacaatgagagaaataagctttttgtgcatatggaacatttcagggatcttttatttcagctcatgaaaccaacactctacatgttgcgttttatatttttgttcagtatacacgAGTACTGTGCACCAAGTGTGACTGATTGGTCTATAAAAAGTTTGACATAAAAATGCTGACATTGATGGAACTGAAAGCTGCACCTACCAACCTGTGGTATCAATGAGAGCGGAGCTGTGTTGGTCTTCTGAATGGTCCATTATGATGTAATGCTTCATGGCTGTATGATATGAGAATGTTGttggcgtcccaaatggctccctgtatagtgcactacttttgaccagcagcCTAATAGTCTAGTACTGTAAACTAATGCCTCAACATGACAAACTGGCAGCTGATGAGCTGTCAATTAGACAGATTTAAACAGCATAGAATTGTTTACACACAGTCAACAAATGGCCATTAAGAACGATGGTCAGCTGGGTTTCTCTATTATATGATAAAGGAATTCattcattaaaataaaaaaatctcttTATAAAATGAACCTTTGTGATAACACAGGTAAATAACATTGTCTCCATTGTAACAGATTGAGTAGTTCCTACAGGATGTGCTTTGGTATTCACTTTATTTGACTCTTAAAACACGTGCCTCTGCTGACATGTACAGGAAGAAATGAAACAGACAAAAGAAACAAAGTATTGTTTTGAAACAACAGAAGAAAGAATAATGCTTAGAGAAAAGCATCAAGACGTGTCCATTTCTCTGACTAGGTACAGAAAGGACCACGTGGTCGTATGAGTCAAACAGTGGCGCCACAAAATAACAGTTTCAATTCCAGCGCTTTACTTTACTTCGACATCCCAAGTGTTAGTCGCCCAcggcccaatcccaaatcaagCCCTACGCACTAGAGTGTAGAGTTTAGAGGTCAATTTGGACTTGGGCTTGTCTGTACTGGTGACTGTCACCCCACGGCTGTGGTCTGATTCTATACCCTTCCCCCCCCCCAAAGTGTGCACTCATTCACTACccctcatggatttaaaaggaaaggTATATGAAATATGCTAGTAAATCCATGGGGGATACAggagtgcacacttcagggaCAAGGGTATCGGATCAGAAGGTAACCCAGATCAGGGTTATTTATTCATTCCTGGTTCTGAAGGGCTACAGGGagggcaggcttttgttccagcccagcactaacgaGACTGATTCAGCCAATCAAGGCCCCAGTGATCAGTTGAATCAGGTGTCCGTcctagtgctgggctggaacaaaatcctgcaccTCTACTGTACCCCTCCAGAACCAAGAGGGGGAAAATGCTGCCTTGCTGTAGGTCATAGAGGGAGGAATCCCCCCCTGAACAtaaggctctgtgtgtgtgtgtgtgtgtgtgtgtgtgtgtgtgtgtgtgtctgttgaagTATCCCTCCCTGAACAGAAGGCTGTTTGCTGCGTGTATGCGTCAGGTCAATGACCCGTGTACTCGTGTCCAAGCATCTGTACATGACCTGTACAATATTTTGGTCCTTTGTACTCACAATGCATCGTTGAGATTccaagtgtgagtgagtgtgtttgtctctctgtcagagagagagggagggaggagggaagctGTGTGTTCCATGAGGAAGGGAAAGGGGGCCCCTGCCCGGGGGGACTGGAGAGGTGAGGGGACCCTGCTCACGCCTGCAGGTACTCGGGTTGCACCCTGGCCACCTTGCGGAACTCTTTGGCATGCGTCCGCGGGCACTGCATCTCACACCAGCTGATAGGCACCATCTGGGCTCCTGAGAGGAGGGAAACACAGATATACTACTGATAGATACCATCTGGGCTCCTGAGAGGAGGGAAACACAGATATACTACTgatagatacagtggcttgcgaaagtattcaccccccttggcattttccctattttgttgcattacaacctggaatgaaaatggatttttggggggtttgtatcatttgatttacacaacatgcctaccactttgaagatgcaaaatattttttgtgtgtgaaacaaacaacaaataagacaaaaaaacagaacttgagcgtgcataactattcaccccccccaaagtcaatactttgtagagacaccttttgcagcaattacagctgcaagtctcttggggtatgtctctataagcttggcacatctagccactgggatttttgcccattcttcaaggtaaaactgctccagctccttcaggttggatgggttccgctggtgtacagcaatcttttaagtcataccacagattctcaattggattgaggtctgggctttgactaggccaaatgtttccccttaaaccactcaagtgttgctttagcattatgcttagggtcattgtcctgctggaaggtgaacctccgtcccagtctcacatttctggaagacaaacaggtttccctcaataatatccctgtatttagcaccatccataatTTCTTCAatgctgaccagtttcccagtctctgccgatgaaaaacatccccacagcatgatgctgccaccaccatgcttcactgtggggatggtgttctctgggtgataagaggagtctcccacatggcttttggcgaacaccaaatgtgtttgcttatttttttctttaagcaattgcttttttctggccactcttctgtaaagcccagctctgtggagtgtacagcttaaagtggtcctatggacagatacttcaatctctgctgttgagctttgcagctccttcagggttatctttggtctctttgttgcctctctgattaatgccctcattgcctggtccatgagttttggtgtgGCGCCccttttggcaggtttgttgtggtgccatattctttccattttttaataatggatttaatggtgctccatgggatattcaaagtttctgatatttttttataacccaaccctgatctg
The genomic region above belongs to Coregonus clupeaformis isolate EN_2021a unplaced genomic scaffold, ASM2061545v1 scaf1810, whole genome shotgun sequence and contains:
- the LOC123481052 gene encoding lysine-rich nucleolar protein 1-like — translated: MEDSTLHKKGKKKGETPEKGKGKNKIKVESCAPEDQERDQKDVVFLSETRGNAFEINIDQGRRLALQNEIDKESNPVQLKAAPVPSSLGQWGTAQFDSSDQQNKFLRLMGGFKKGGQPMAVSGATGGRANMALTKDGQKSLQQGLLGEFERAQSRRMDFTGRGVGLGFSAPSNKKFSIDINATRSVRF
- the LOC121560296 gene encoding DEAD-box ATP-dependent RNA helicase 27-like, giving the protein MVQADTGDKMVTMEKKNKKKNKNSGKDTHTEEEISENTSVNLGNNEGVKRKKKKKAETPVEEEQVSSNGDGGNTEGEQEKRKVKKKLLAGSGTDTNGEEAMTNGNDGGSGQKKKKQKGANTVKTEDETEQSELKEEKGGVENGQKLKKRRSSLRQKRRRSALSR